In the Azospirillum humicireducens genome, CGCACGCTGCGGCTGCTGGACCATCTCCATCATGCCGCTGATGCCCATCGGCTCCGCCGCCGCGCCCATCGCACGCCAGCGGGCCGCCAGCTTCACCGGCGTCTTCGCGTCAGGCCGGTCGGCGATCAGGATGCGCGGAGCCGGCGGCACCGGCTGGTCGCAGGGGGCAAGGCCGCTCAGCGCCAGTGCGGTCTCCGGCGTCAGCGGCATGCCGATCACGTTCAGCCAGGAGGCGCGTTCCGGCGGCTCCGGGTTGCAGACCGGGCGCAGCACCATGGTGGCCAGCGTCTGCAGCTCCCGCACCGCCTTGCGGCCGGAGGTGATCGGCGCCAGCAGCGCCAGCGCATCCACCCCCTGCCCGTCCTCGGTCAGTTCCAGCGCCGCCGCGGTGGCGAGCAGCGAGCCCAGGCGGAAGCCGACAAGGACCAGTTCGGTGACGCCGGTGTCCTCGCGCAGGCGGCGCACCGCCGCCTTGACGCCGTCCAGCCACGCGCGCACCCGGTCCGGCTCGCTGTCGTCACCGGCGGAATCGCCGGAACCCGGATAGTCGAACCGCAAGGTCGGCAGGCCCGCGGCGGCCAAATTCTCCGCGAAACTCTTCCAGGCGCGGTGTACGCAGAGCTCCTCATGTCCGTAGGGCCCGCACAGCACCACCCCGCGCAGCCCCGGCGCCGGGTGCAGCCATCCGAAACACCCCTCGAACACCATCGGTGTCGGCTTCATGCGTCCCCCCTGTAACGGACGGGCGCCAGCGCGTTCAGCGCATGGAGCTCCCCATCCGGCACGCCACGGCCGGTCCCGGCCCGCGGCCGCAGGCGGACGACCCGCTCGACACCGGGGGACAGGTGGAACCAGGCATCCTCCGCCCGGAACCGCCCATCCTCGACATGCACCGAACAGGCGAGCCTCCGGGTGGCAAGCCGCAACGCCCAGCCGTCGCCCTGCCGCTCCACCGCCGCCGTCAGGCCGAGATCGGCGCGCGGCAGCGAGCGGCCCTTCGGGAAATAATGAAATTCATCGATCGGTTCCGCGTCCCTTCCGGTCAGCAGCAATTGCGCCGACACCACATCCTGTGGGATCGGCCCAAACCTGTAAGTGTAAGTCGTGTCAAAAAAGCGGTCGGTCATCGCTGCGGCGGGGAGCATGACCGCCGCCCGCCCCGGCAACGTCACCGGCCGCTCCGCCTTCAACACCGGAACCGTCCCGTCGCGCCAGGCCGTCAACCGCAGCAGCGCCTCCACCGGCCGGGCGGTGTCGTTGACCAGATGGACGGCCAACCCGTTCACCCCCTCGTCGGTCAGGATGACGCGCAGCGGACGGAAAGCCCGTTTCAGCGCATGCCAGGCCGGCTTCGGCGTGCCGTCGGCGGCGACCACGCCCCAGCCGGCCCCCGGCCAGGGGTCGCGCCATTGCCAGACCAGCCCGCCGGCACAGCCGGACCCGGCACGCCGCCATTCGTCGAACACCGCCTGCATCACCTCCCCCGTCACCGCAAGGGACAGGCGGCGGTAGCGGTCTGGCTCCTCATGGCGCAGGCGCCGCGGATCGACGCCGTAGAGCGCCTCCAGATAATGCTCCCGCACATCCTCGAAATCCCAGGAGGCGCCGGGATCGCGCGGAACCCGCTCCTTCCAGCGGGGATGGTGGAGCGCCGGGACGCCGAGCGGGTCATCCTCCGGCAGGTTGGAGAAGGCGAGGCATTCGGCGGCGAAGCGCACGTCGGCCCGCCGGGCATCGTCCAGCGGCCTCATATAGGCGCCGACGCCGTAGTAATGGGTCACCCCGGCATTGGCGACGAAGGGCAGCGGCCCGCCGCTGGGGGAGTTGGGCAGCTGGATCAGATCGGGCCGCCGCGCCGTCGCCTCCTCCGCAATCGCTGCCGTCAGTGCTTCTTGCGTCCAGACGGCGCGGGGCAGGCCGAGCATGGCCGCCTGCTGCTCCATCTCGCTGCCGCCGCACAGCACCGCCAAGCAGGGCGAGGCCTGGGTGCGGTCGAGCAATTGGGCGATTTCCGCCCGCACGCTGTCGAGAAAGGCCGGATCGCCGGGGTAGTCGAAGTTGGCGAACATGGCGTCCTGCCAGACCAGGATGCCCAGCTCGTCACACAGCTCGAAGAAGGCGTCGCCCTCATACAGCATGGTGCCGCCGACGCGGACCATGTTGGCCCCGGCCTCCCGCATCCGCCGCAGTTCGGGTTCGTAGACGGCGCGCTCCGCCGACAGGCCGACCGGATCGACCGGCACCCAGCAGCCGCCACGGCAGAACACCCGCTCGCCATTCACCAGCAGGGCGAAGCCGTTGCCGTCGGTTCCCCGGTCCACCGCCAGCGAGCGGAAACCGACGCGCCCCAGATCGACCTCCACGTTGCCCCCCGGCATGGCGATCCGCGCGACCACGCCATGCAGCACCGGCTCGCCATGGGTGTGCGGCCACCAGGGCTCCACCCCCGACAAGGTCATGTCGGCGTGGAAGGCGTCGATGCCGTCGAAGCGGAGCGGCGCGACCTGCCCGGCCACCTCGACAGAGCCGGTCATGTCGGACGACGTGCCGTCCACGGTCAGGCGCAGCGACAGCCGCCCGTCGCGACCGTCAAAGCTGCTGCGCAGGTCGGCGCCCAGCACACGGACGGGACCGGTCTCCTCCACCAGTTCCACCGGGCGGTAGGGGCCGACCGCGTGGACCGGCGGGCACCAGCCCGGCATATGGCCCAGCAGGGTCGTACGGACGAAGCGCAGCCCTGCCGGCTCGGCCAGCTTCGTTCGCCAGCGGGCGCGGCCTTTCTTCGCCGCCAGCACCGGATGCAGGGCGTGGAAACGGATGGACAGCTCCGCCTCCCCGTTCAGCATCACCGGCACCTCATGGGCGAGGAACATGCTGTCGGAGGTCAGGATGCGCTCCCCATCCAGCCACACGTCCGCGATGGTGGCGAGACCGTGGAAGCGCAGGATGCGCGGACCATGGCCGGTCAGCCGGGTGCGGTAGACGATATCCTTGTCATCCAGCGGAAGCGGATCGTCCAGAAACCACAGCCCGGCCGCTTGCAGGGCCTGCGCCGCCGTTCCGGGCACCGGAGCCGGCACGGCGTCCCCCAACTCCCCCACCGCGCCGGGCGGCAGCAGGGTCAGGTTCCATCCCTCCGTCAGCGCGGTGATCCGCCGTCCCGTGACCGATCGGATGAGCGCCATCGCCGGTCACCCGCAATGCCGGGCCAACGTGCCCAGGGCGGTGTCGTAGGCGCGTTCCATCCGCTCGAAGCCGCCGCTCAGGTCGGGCGCCTTGCGCCGGGCAACCGTCCGGGCCAGCTGGAACTGCATCGCCTTGGCGCCCTCGGCGATGATCCGGCAGGCCTCCTCCGCCTCCACCGGCCCGTCGAGCCAGCGGGTATGGGCGCCCAGCAGCTCGAAATTGGCGCCGAACTGACGCAGCAGGTTGAAGGCATAGAGGTGGAAATACTCCAGCTGCCGCGACAGCAGCCGATCCAGATGCTCCGGGAAAGCGGCGCGGTAGGCCGCGATGGGGTTCTCCGCCGGCCGGCGGGCGAGGTGGCGGCGCAGAAGCGCCAGCGACGCATCCCTCAGCGCCCGGCCTTCCAGCGCCGGCTGCGCCGGCTTCACGAACTCCACATAGGGGAACAGCGGCCCCGCCGCCGCCGCCGCGACCCCCTCGTAATCGGCGCCCTCCAGCCGGTGGAAGCCGGCATTGTGGAAGTAATCCATGGTCCGGGCCGCCGGGTCGATGCGGACGATGCCGACCGTGGTCTTGACATGGGTGGTGCCATAGGAGGTGCCGCGGGTGTCCGGCAGATGGAAGCCGTCGACCTCCACCAGCACCAGCCCGCCATCCGGACTGCGGTTCAGCTGCTCCGCCACATGGGTTTCGACGCTGTCGTAGATCGCCAGTTCCTGCACGCGCAGGCCGTACAGCGTTTCCAGATCCTCCAGCGGCACCTTGAAGAAGGTGAACTGGTCGCCCTCGAAATCCTGGGTGACGGTGAAGCCGAGCATCGCCAGCGGGTCGAGCCCACGGGCGTGCAGCGCCTCGATCCACAGATCGACGTAGCAGTTGGTCTCCAGCCAGATGCGCTCGCCCCGGTGCAGGGGATGGCGGTCGTGGCCGTCGGGCTGGTGCCGGGTCCACATGGCGTCCATCAGCCCCACAGCACCTTGCGGACCGCCGCCGGCCAGCCGGCCGGGTCGAAGCCGTGATGGCGGAACAGCGCCAGCGCCACCCGCTCCATCCCGAAGCCGACACATGCGGTATGGGCGACGCCGCCGTCGGCGGTGCGGATGTCCCAGATATGGCCGAAATGGTCCTGGTGATAGTTGAAGCTGAGGCAGGCGGTCGGCTTCTGCGTGCTGGTGACGGGGATCAGCAGCTCGAACTTCAGCTTCTGCTCGCGCTGGCTGCTCGACAGCATGGCGCCGACACGGCCGAAGAAGGGATCGTTGGCGACATCGATCTCCAGCGGCACCTCCAGCGAAGCCATCATCTCGCGCCCGCGCTCCAGCCACGTCTCGCGGAACTCCACGACCTGCTCCGGCGTGCCGATGCGGATGTATTCGCGCATGCGGAACATCTGCATGCGGGCCGGGTCGATCGAGGGTTCGTGCCGGAAACAGTAGGAGAAGACGTCGATCACCGTGCCGCCGTCGGGCAGCGCACCACGCCGGGCGATGGTCGGATAGACCGGATAGCAGGCGGCGGGCGTCATCACCACGTCGGTCGCGACCTGATCCTCGGTCCAGTCCTGCCCCTCCTCCAGTCGGCGCAGCAGAGTGCGGTGCGCCTTCTCGTCGCCGCCGAAGCTGTGGATGGTGCCGGCCAGATGGGGGAAGCTCTTCAGATAGTCGCTTTCCTCGAAATACCGGCGGTTCAGGGCCGGGGGAAAGCGCATCGCCTCCGCCCCGTCGGCACCGCCCCAGCGGGTGACCAGCGCGTCGAAGCGCTCCACCACCTCCTCGAAGACGCCGCTGCGGCCATAGAGGCCGTCCACGCCGGTGGGGATCAGCAGGCCGGCAGCCACCAGCTCGTCGCGATAGGCCGCCTGGGCCGCCCCGATGTCGACCATGTTCATTCGAAGGGCCCCGATCCGTCCCGCTGGACGAGAAGCTGGGTGGCGATGTGCGACATGATCCGGTCGTTGCCGATCATGAGGGCGGCGGAATGGGCATCGCGCAGGTGCCGGCCGAGACTGTAGGGCGTGTCGTTGCGGTAGCCGGCCAGCCCGCAGGTGCGGATCGCCGCCTCCACCACCTCGCGCACCAGCTCCGACGTGGTGACCTTCAGCGTGGCCATCGCCGTGGCGAAGGACAGTGTGGTGAGCAGTTCCGGCGAGCCGCAGGCCAGTTCGTACTGGCGGATGGCGGTCAGGATGACGGTCTTCATCTGCTGCAGCTTCGCCGTCGCCTCCGCCAGCCGCACCGCACAGGGCGGGGTGGTGCCGGGCTTGCGCCTCGCCTCCGACCGGACGAAGGCGCGGGCGCGGCTGACCGCGTCGGCAGCGATGCCGAGCCAGGTGCTGCTCCACAGGATATGGGTCACTGGCAGCATGGTCCGGGCCGACAAATCGGCGTAGGGCAGCGGCAGGATCTGGTCGGTGACGCCCGCCGCCTCCAGCCGGTAGCCGTCGGAACAGGTGCCGCGCATCCCCATCGCGTCCCACGGCGTCGTCTTCTCCAGCCGGTAATCGTCGCTGGTCAGCACCGCCAGCACCTGATCCGACGACGGCGCGTCGGGATTGCGGCGGGCGGTGACCAGGATCACGTCCGACTGGTCGCCGTAGGAGATGACCGAGGCATTCTTCGCCAGGGTGAAGCGGCCCTCCCCGGCCTCCCGATCCGCCTTCACGGCGCAGACGCTGTTGCGGATGTCGCCGCCGGTCTCGGCCTCCGTCGTGGCGGAACCGAGAAGCAGCTGGTCGGCCGCCATGCGCGCCATCAGCTCGCGGTGCCAGCCATTGCTGCCATGATTGACCAGACAGGCGACCTGAATCTGGTGCATGGCATAGATCATGCCGGTGGCGCCGCAGCCGCGGGCAAGCGCATGGCAGGCCGCCGCCACCTCGAACAGCGACGCGCCACCGCCGCCGAGATCCGCCGGGACCATGACTCCCAGCATCCGGTCCCGGCGCAGGGCGTCGAAGGCCTCGGCGGGGAAGCGGCTGTCCCGGTCCACCGCGTCGGCGTGGGCGGCGGCGATGTCCGCCCCGATGGCGCGCGCGCGGGCCGAAAGGTTCGGAGCCGCGCCGGCCGGGGCGGCGTT is a window encoding:
- a CDS encoding amino acid--[acyl-carrier-protein] ligase produces the protein MNMVDIGAAQAAYRDELVAAGLLIPTGVDGLYGRSGVFEEVVERFDALVTRWGGADGAEAMRFPPALNRRYFEESDYLKSFPHLAGTIHSFGGDEKAHRTLLRRLEEGQDWTEDQVATDVVMTPAACYPVYPTIARRGALPDGGTVIDVFSYCFRHEPSIDPARMQMFRMREYIRIGTPEQVVEFRETWLERGREMMASLEVPLEIDVANDPFFGRVGAMLSSSQREQKLKFELLIPVTSTQKPTACLSFNYHQDHFGHIWDIRTADGGVAHTACVGFGMERVALALFRHHGFDPAGWPAAVRKVLWG
- a CDS encoding glycoside hydrolase family 2 protein, whose product is MALIRSVTGRRITALTEGWNLTLLPPGAVGELGDAVPAPVPGTAAQALQAAGLWFLDDPLPLDDKDIVYRTRLTGHGPRILRFHGLATIADVWLDGERILTSDSMFLAHEVPVMLNGEAELSIRFHALHPVLAAKKGRARWRTKLAEPAGLRFVRTTLLGHMPGWCPPVHAVGPYRPVELVEETGPVRVLGADLRSSFDGRDGRLSLRLTVDGTSSDMTGSVEVAGQVAPLRFDGIDAFHADMTLSGVEPWWPHTHGEPVLHGVVARIAMPGGNVEVDLGRVGFRSLAVDRGTDGNGFALLVNGERVFCRGGCWVPVDPVGLSAERAVYEPELRRMREAGANMVRVGGTMLYEGDAFFELCDELGILVWQDAMFANFDYPGDPAFLDSVRAEIAQLLDRTQASPCLAVLCGGSEMEQQAAMLGLPRAVWTQEALTAAIAEEATARRPDLIQLPNSPSGGPLPFVANAGVTHYYGVGAYMRPLDDARRADVRFAAECLAFSNLPEDDPLGVPALHHPRWKERVPRDPGASWDFEDVREHYLEALYGVDPRRLRHEEPDRYRRLSLAVTGEVMQAVFDEWRRAGSGCAGGLVWQWRDPWPGAGWGVVAADGTPKPAWHALKRAFRPLRVILTDEGVNGLAVHLVNDTARPVEALLRLTAWRDGTVPVLKAERPVTLPGRAAVMLPAAAMTDRFFDTTYTYRFGPIPQDVVSAQLLLTGRDAEPIDEFHYFPKGRSLPRADLGLTAAVERQGDGWALRLATRRLACSVHVEDGRFRAEDAWFHLSPGVERVVRLRPRAGTGRGVPDGELHALNALAPVRYRGDA
- a CDS encoding DUF1839 family protein, whose product is MDAMWTRHQPDGHDRHPLHRGERIWLETNCYVDLWIEALHARGLDPLAMLGFTVTQDFEGDQFTFFKVPLEDLETLYGLRVQELAIYDSVETHVAEQLNRSPDGGLVLVEVDGFHLPDTRGTSYGTTHVKTTVGIVRIDPAARTMDYFHNAGFHRLEGADYEGVAAAAAGPLFPYVEFVKPAQPALEGRALRDASLALLRRHLARRPAENPIAAYRAAFPEHLDRLLSRQLEYFHLYAFNLLRQFGANFELLGAHTRWLDGPVEAEEACRIIAEGAKAMQFQLARTVARRKAPDLSGGFERMERAYDTALGTLARHCG
- a CDS encoding acyl-CoA dehydrogenase family protein → MNAAPAGAAPNLSARARAIGADIAAAHADAVDRDSRFPAEAFDALRRDRMLGVMVPADLGGGGASLFEVAAACHALARGCGATGMIYAMHQIQVACLVNHGSNGWHRELMARMAADQLLLGSATTEAETGGDIRNSVCAVKADREAGEGRFTLAKNASVISYGDQSDVILVTARRNPDAPSSDQVLAVLTSDDYRLEKTTPWDAMGMRGTCSDGYRLEAAGVTDQILPLPYADLSARTMLPVTHILWSSTWLGIAADAVSRARAFVRSEARRKPGTTPPCAVRLAEATAKLQQMKTVILTAIRQYELACGSPELLTTLSFATAMATLKVTTSELVREVVEAAIRTCGLAGYRNDTPYSLGRHLRDAHSAALMIGNDRIMSHIATQLLVQRDGSGPFE